The Cetobacterium somerae ATCC BAA-474 sequence GAGATACACTTCATGGTACTCCTTTCGCAAATTTTTCTAAAGGTGAATCTATTATTACTCTTTTTAATGCTCTTAAATTTGACTATGTAACTATAGGTAATCATGATTTCAACTATGGATTTAATCACTTAAAATCACTTATAAATTTACAGACCTATAAAACATTAGCTTTAAATTTAATTGATAAAAATAATAATACCAATATTCTTCCATATGATATTGTCACTTTTAATAAATTTAATATATGCTTTTTTGGACTTCTTACTCCTGAAACTTATTATAAAACAAATTCAAAAAATATAATAAACTTAGAATTTACAAATCCTGAAGAATCTGTTAAAAATCTATTAAATAATTTAGAAAATAAAAACATTGATTTATTTGTGGGAATAACTCATCTCGGATGTGATAAAAGTACCAAAATCATTAATCAAAGTTTTAATTTAGCTAATAACTTCTCCAAGATTGACATAATTTTTGATGGACATAGCCATACTGAAATAAAAGAAAAATGTATAGTTAATAATACATTAATCAGTCAAGCTGGAAGTTACAATAAAAATATTGCTATTATTCAATTAAATTTAAACGATAAAAAAAGTAAATGGAAATATAAATTAATGAGTTCAAATGATTTAGATTATTATGAAAATAATTTTTATATTGAAAACATAATTGCAAATATACAAAATACACAAAACTCTATCAGTAAAACAACTATAGCTTATTCAAAATTTCCATTAATTGGCGATCGAGAATCTGTTAGATGTAAAGAAACAAATTTA is a genomic window containing:
- a CDS encoding bifunctional metallophosphatase/5'-nucleotidase, with product MIFDNTNYDLTFVHLNDIHGRVNGENNSISFPKLFTFLESLRNNKKNGKVFLIDSGDTLHGTPFANFSKGESIITLFNALKFDYVTIGNHDFNYGFNHLKSLINLQTYKTLALNLIDKNNNTNILPYDIVTFNKFNICFFGLLTPETYYKTNSKNIINLEFTNPEESVKNLLNNLENKNIDLFVGITHLGCDKSTKIINQSFNLANNFSKIDIIFDGHSHTEIKEKCIVNNTLISQAGSYNKNIAIIQLNLNDKKSKWKYKLMSSNDLDYYENNFYIENIIANIQNTQNSISKTTIAYSKFPLIGDRESVRCKETNLTQLITDAILWKTNSDAVLINGGSIRESISQGYITIEDIFKSIPFNNHIVTKKIKGSNLKEALENGLKAFPEPLGAMAQVSGMRVVFNPNNPPYKRVSEIYIKNNPIILDNYYNIAVTDFMSSGGEEYTSLIQGENINYYSSVEDIVIDYLKNIKIEISGSN